Proteins found in one Quercus robur chromosome 2, dhQueRobu3.1, whole genome shotgun sequence genomic segment:
- the LOC126716118 gene encoding NAC domain-containing protein 35: protein MAIAATTSNMSNDENNINNNKAADDDDDDHEHDMVMPGFRFHPTEEELVEFYLRRKVEGKRFNVELITFLDLYRYDPWELPALAAIGEKEWYFYVPRDRKYRNGDRPNRVTTSGYWKATGADRMIRSENFRSIGLKKTLVFYSGKAPKGIRTSWIMNEYRLPQHETERYQKAEISLCRVYKRAGVEDHPSLPRSLPSRASSSRVAQSSRKQHDLVQSSILDNFQAFGGGVLQSQQIEEEKLKEADGISSSTNNSDDVTTALGLSKHNNNAYRSAPISPTQLGLPAPMEEEGMLMNHSKQACNSLVPTCTTFFTTAGSSSINAVDDLHKLVHYQQASSMIGQQQQHYYNVHHHPYQLPSLLPQSSQPLSLNTLPNMLPTAFSDRLWEWNPIPEANREYTNPFK, encoded by the exons ATGGCAATTGCTGCAACAACTTCAAACATGAGCAACGACgaaaacaacatcaacaacaacaaggccgctgatgatgatgatgatgatcatgAGCATGATATGGTTATGCCCGGATTTCGGTTCCACCCCACTGAAGAAGAACTTGTTGAGTTCTACCTTCGCCGTAAGGTAGAGGGCAAGCGCTTTAACGTTGAACTCATTACTTTTCTGGATCTTTATCGCTATGACCCCTGGGAGCTTCCTG CCTTGGCGGCCATTGGAGAGAAGGAATGGTACTTCTATGTGCCTAGAGACCGCAAGTATCGAAACGGGGATAGGCCTAATCGTGTTACAACTTCTGGGTATTGGAAGGCAACTGGAGCTGACCGAATGATTCGAAGTGAGAACTTCAGGTCAATTGGGTTGAAGAAAACCCTAGTTTTCTATTCTGGGAAAGCTCCTAAGGGCATCCGAACCAGTTGGATCATGAACGAGTATCGCTTGCCTCAACATGAAACTGAACGATACCAAAAG GCAGAAATATCATTGTGCCGTGTGTACAAGAGAGCAGGAGTGGAAGACCACCCGTCTCTCCCTCGCTCTCTTCCATCGAGGGCATCCTCATCTAGAGTGGCTCAGTCAAGTAGAAAGCAGCATGACTTAGTTCAGAGTTCCATATTGGACAACTTCCAAGCTTTTGGAGGAGGAGTACTACAGTCACAGCAAATTGAGGAGGAGAAGTTGAAAGAAGCAGATGGAATAAGCAGTAGTACTAACAATTCAGATGATGTCACAACAGCTCTTGGGCTTTCCAAGCACAATAATAATGCATACCGATCAGCTCCAATTAGCCCCACCCAGCTGGGGCTACCAGCTCCAATGGAAGAGGAAGGAATGCTCATGAATCACTCAAAGCAAGCTTGTAATTCTTTAGTCCCCACCTGCACCACCTTCTTCACTACAGCTGGCTCATCATCTATTAATGCGGTGGATGATCTCCATAAACTAGTGCATTACCAACAAGCTTCAAGTATGATCGGTCAGCAACAACAGCACTACTACAATGTTCATCACCATCCATACCAACTCCCTAGCTTGCTACCACAGTCTTCACAACCTCTGTCCCTCAATACTCTACCCAATATGCTTCCAACCGCCTTCTCCGACAGACTGTGGGAATGGAATCCAATTCCAGAGGCAAACCGAGAGTACACAAATCCCTTCAAGTAA